A portion of the Pogoniulus pusillus isolate bPogPus1 chromosome 6, bPogPus1.pri, whole genome shotgun sequence genome contains these proteins:
- the GDF10 gene encoding growth/differentiation factor 10 encodes MASRLTCCLLLWALGHGHCRSPAGEGDGTQSACPVQLPAARDSSSPGRDPSRGSSPTPALGSIAQDMVAVHMLKLYEKYNREGSRPGDGNTVRSFKARPEFLAQKPFYCFNLTSMQDSEMILAATFHFYAEKRPRHREAFCKRSKNSSCRLLHLPPIFRLHLTFQSIHQNSAYGVVKGNTTVLLQRRGAWHAKDISGIIKESKQAGELIVCAKLDSGEKHQGFPEQVTSHLPYILVYANDLAISEPNSVAVTLQRYDPFPSNDGDSNLSPNTSTDTRVRRDTYFSSSIQNNELPEVDYNNNKYNKHEIWENAYKSLKPKASRKERRRKGQENTETLIKSQVLNFDEKTMKKARRKQWNEPRICSRRYMKVDFADIGWNEWIISPKSFDAFYCAGTCEFPMPKIVRPSNHATIQSIVKAVGIIPGIPEPCCVPDKMSSLSVLFLDENKNVVLKVYPNMSVETCACR; translated from the exons ATGGCCAGCCGCCtgacctgctgcctcctgctgtgggcCCTGGGCCACGGGCATTGCCGCTCGCCTGCAGGGGAGGGCGACGGCACCCAGTCCGCCTGTCCCGTCCAGCTGCCCGCCGCCCGGGACTCGTCCTCCCCCGGCCGAgaccccagcaggggctcttcTCCGACCCCTGCGCTGGGCAGTATCGCTCAGGACATGGTAGCTGTCCACATGCTTAAGCTCTACGAGAAGTACAACCGGGAAGGGAGCCGGCCCGGCGACGGCAACACGGTCCGCAGCTTCAAAGCCAGGCCGG AATTCTTAGCCCAGAAGCCCTTCTACTGCTTCAATTTGACATCCATGCAGGACTCAGAGATGATCCTTGCAGCTACTTTTCACTTCTATGCTGAGAAACGTCCTCGGCATCGGGAAGCATTTTGTAAGCGGTCTAAGAACTCATCCTGCCGCCTTCTTCACCTGCCTCCGATCTTCCGTCTCCACCTCACTTTCCAAAGCATTCACCAGAATTCTGCCTATGGAGTAGTGAAAGGGAACACTACTGTGTTACTTCAAAGGCGAGGGGCTTGGCATGCTAAAGACATTTCAGGTATCATAAAAGAATcaaaacaggctggagagctcatTGTCTGTGCTAAACTTGACTCTGGGGAGAAACACCAGGGCTTCCCTGAACAGGTCACCAGTCATTTACCTTATATACTAGTTTATGCCAATGATCTTGCAATCTCTGAACCTAACAGTGTGGCAGTCACACTACAGCGTTATGATCCATTCCCTTCCAATGATGGGGACTCAAATCTATCTCCTAACACTTCTACTGATACCCGAGTGAGGAGGGATACATATTTCTCCAGCTCTATTCAGAACAATGAGTTGCCAGAAGTAGATTATAACAACAATAAATACAACAAACATGAAATATGGGAGAATGCCTACAAGTCCTTGAAGCCAAAAGCCTCACGCAAAGAACGAAGGAGAAAAGGGcaagaaaatacagaaacacttATAAAGTCTCAGGTGCTAAATTTTGATGAGAAAACAATGAAGAAAGCAAGACGAAAACAATGGAATGAGCCAAGGATTTGCTCAAGACGATACATGAAAGTTGACTTTGCTGATATTGGCTGGAATGAATGGATCATATCTCCAAAATCATTTGATGCCTTCTACTGTGCAGGCACATGTGAATTTCCAATGCCCAAG ATTGTTCGGCCATCAAATCATGCTACAATCCAGAGCATCGTAAAAGCAGTAGGAATCATTCCTGGCATCCCAGAACCCTGCTGTGTTCCTGACAAAATGAGCTCTCTCAGTGTCTTGTTCCTAGATGAGAACAAAAATGTTGTTTTAAAGGTATATCCCAACATGTCAGTGGAAACTTGTGCCTGCCGATAA
- the GDF2 gene encoding growth/differentiation factor 2, with the protein MNYFAVLSVLSVFNIIACLTRGKPLEDWDNLSAMGKSEAHFHGSGEVEGETHFDFKSFLENMKTDLLRSLNLSSVPSQVKTKEEPPQFMIDLYNRYAADKSSIPTSNIVRSFSVEDVVSLASAEENPVQKHILLFNISVPRYEEITRAELKLFISCHREVGSFSGLQGNMIIHDILDGEHRENSESTKSFLVSHNIQKCGWETLEVTSAVKRWVRADKRNSKNKLEVVIESKTLGGFTCGKLDIDVTPDTKNLPLLIVFSNDRSNGTKETKVELREMIVHEQESALKKLGKNTTSSEEEEQVKEKALTGPHQYSSRSKRSIGANHCRRTSLHVNFEEIGWDSWIIAPKDYEAFECKGGCFFPLTDNVTPTKHAIVQTLVHLQNPKKASKACCVPTKLDSISILYKDDAGVPTLIYNYEGMKVAECGCR; encoded by the exons ATGAATTATTTTGCAGTATTATCTGTACTGTCTGTTTTCAACATCATAGCCTGTTTGACAAGAGGCAAGCCTTTGGAAGACTGGGACAACTTATCAGCCATGGGAAAGTCTGAGGCACACTTTCATGGTTCTGGGGAAGTGGAAGGTGAGACTCATTTCGACTTTAAATCTTTCCTGGAGAACATGAAGACAGATTTACTAAGAAGTTTGAATTTGTCAAGTGTCCCTTCACAAGTGAAGACCAAAGAAGAACCACCTCAGTTCATGATTGATTTATACAACAGATACGCGGCAGACAAGTCCTCGATCCCCACATCCAATATTGTAAGGAGCTTCAGTGTTGAAG ATGTCGTTTCTTTGGCTTCAGCAGAAGAAAATCCAGTTCAGAAACACATCTTGctcttcaacatctctgttccACGATATGAGGAAATTACCAGAGCTGAACTGAAACTTTTTATCTCCTGTCACAGAGAAGTTGGGTCTTTCTCTGGGCTACAAGGCAACATGATCATTCATGATATTCTAGATGGTGAACACAGGGAAAATTCTGAAAGTACCAAATCTTTTCTTGTCTCCCACAATATCCAGAAGTGTGGCTGGGAGACACTTGAAGTGACCAGTGCTGTGAAAAGATGGGTCAGGGCAGACAAACGGAATAGTAAAAACAAGCTAGAAGTTGTTATAGAGAGTAAAACTTTGGGTGGCTTCACTTGTGGGAAGCTGGATATCGATGTTACCCCTGACACTAAAAATCTGCCCCTATTAATAGTATTCTCCAATGACCGCAGCAATGGGACAAAAGAGACTAAAGTGGAGCTCCGGGAGATGATTGTTCATGAGCAAGAAAGTGCACTGAAGAAATTAGGAAAGAACACCACTTCATCTGAAGAGGAAGAACAGGTTAAGGAAAAGGCCCTCACTGGACCACACCAGTATTCTTCCAGAAGCAAGAGAAGCATCGGAGCCAATCACTGTCGGAGAACTTCCCTCCATGTGAACTTTGAAGAGATTGGCTGGGATTCCTGGATCATTGCACCAAAAGATTATGAGGCTTTTGAGTGTAAAGGAGGTTGCTTCTTCCCTCTGACAGATAATGTTACTCCAACAAAACATGCTATCGTCCAAACTCTGGTGCATCTccaaaacccaaagaaagcTTCCAAGGCCTGTTGTGTTCCAACCAAATTGGATTCAATCTCCATTCTTTACAAGGATGACGCTGGTGTGCCCACTCTGATATATAACTATGAAGGAATGAAAGTGGCAGAATGTGGCTGCAGGTAG